Part of the Paroedura picta isolate Pp20150507F chromosome 3, Ppicta_v3.0, whole genome shotgun sequence genome is shown below.
aaactggaggatcaagccacttatgttccaaggaataatttcattggtgggcagctttgatacatttaaaatttgggGGGCCGATgggagcaacgcatattcgttgcctaaccgtcattccaaagatgccgaagccacggaagggctccttctggcagcgcgccgaggctgaggcacttttggagctggtgctccagtcgaaaagcgttggccgccttatggccagcacccactgccacaccaagggtgcttaccaggtgttggcatctaggatggaggagaggggctacgtccggacctgggagcaggtccggacaaaatttaagaggatTAAGCTGGATTTCCTAAACAGtatagagcagtgggggggggggggttccacagcCCAGTGGAAGAATTGTCTTCCACAATCTAATGATgaagatctgggagaaggctgggaagcccccccaggagatgaggcgacatatgggtgagtgctgccttcgttatgtttaatcttttaccccaaagcatgcattgaatgtctagatgcctctttccccaactGTTTCCATCtgatttgagaaagcattaagatgctgtcaactcctgctgacatcgccagccagtactgtcaaaccactttggcaatgcactttggctctcattgtggtgtggccatcagctgtgtattaTCTTTGGTTTGCGTGCTTTGAGTGATGAATTCTTTTTTACTTCGCTCAGCCACACAATCTCCTGCAAAAATAGCAGAGGCCAAAGGCAGCATTCagggtgaggaagaggaggaagaggggccttccacctcagcacaggctgcaggtgagagctataattctttaagggagacccatgtgtgtgtaacccctggaagccataagggagcctgctgtgatgcttttattagaagtgtgattgaattccttttatttgatttctatagcagacacGATGAAGGCCAGGATGTGGAGcgtggaggccaggctggcatccttggaggggcttgTAGAGCAACAgcggagggactgtgagtactgcacctgtgctttggtgtgggttgtgtcactaatgcctatatatatggcttaccatttgttttaacccatttgcagggcaggcagaagtggctgacctgagAGGGGagttggagaggcagaggcagcagagggaggaggaagaacgtaggttatgttccccaccgcccaactctccgcatactgtggctaaggtcactaaaaactgaatccatgtaaactccagattaaaaaatatctgtggcactaatgtgtacctgtttttcctccccacacagtgaagaagaaggaggaggaagacctttTCAGGaagaaagtcaggggcacagtaaCCCGATTAGGAAAAAAActgagggagatggcagagggcagagggaaaggtgctggtgagGGGAGTAGTGGAACTTGATTTGGGTTTTGTTggtgagggggtggtggtggtggggctccaagttacattccctgctgtttttcccctgttaaaaatatttatttttaaaaataaagttggatttcttggggagggggtggtggtggggctccaagttacattccctactgtttttcccctgctaaaaattttttgaaaataaaatgtttgtaatactgttctgaaaaagactccagtgtgactccttacactcgcacacctttcaccccacactcctaaaactccttgaactgacacccctccaacctccaacccacacaacagaaccAGAATATACaaaatcactagagaggccgctttcggccttcctgattctacagtagggtacacagagacagtcaaaaatataaactttattttacaaacaacaacaaacaaagataaaattaacaagaaaaactggcccaaactaggagggggagaacttgtccgctggttttattattctcttcccgagaacagtcctccttctagtttgggtggcggcattctgagacggggtcggtggggtgggtgctggaggtggtggtgttggtgtgggtgggacGTGGACggtgatttgtggagggtaggccctttccatgaccgctaccgccctctccatcagtctccttatcagtcgcaacTCCTCCAGGctttcgcgtaggatttggttcgactccctaaggattgccctcaattttttcccctcctgggcaatgagggtgagcatggcttggtcggcggctgcagcacgccgtgtctcctcctggcagtgctcaaggagcctctctcccacgttggtcaagagggagacgcgcctcagcctgccgcgttccctcataagcctctcctctgctggga
Proteins encoded:
- the LOC143834404 gene encoding uncharacterized protein LOC143834404, whose protein sequence is MQGTEPWESPAIGDMDSDSGASTNLDSIPGTQEEEERGVPGPPAQRRRLEIREEVLSDEEEPPLGPASPPPRGALPAEERLMRERGRLRRVSLLTNVGERLLEHCQEETRRAAAADQAMLTLIAQEGKKLRAILRESNQILRESLEELRLIRRLMERAVAVMERAYPPQITVHVPPTPTPPPPAPTPPTPSQNAATQTRRRTVLGKRIIKPADKFSPS